A single Larimichthys crocea isolate SSNF chromosome VIII, L_crocea_2.0, whole genome shotgun sequence DNA region contains:
- the LOC109138398 gene encoding macrophage mannose receptor 1, producing MESNIPCLLLILIFILPAPLYAQPSDQNISMVVQVNNSYTWQRAKTYCKEHHTDLVTIRSLEEANNLTFFEGWIGLKKNKTEWKWSQNGELANFFNWNLGEPGDGHCVIKNLSSPDWMSTDCKGHNHFLCINENMILVQEMKTWEEALLHCNELPSALNSTYHHDLACLPESPTLVWNRKKIEETVTDEVWIGLRFLAGYWVWTNGAKMKSSYLPQCPAQDQHCGALDLNNDQWKTMNCTEKRHFLCSLYKYK from the exons atggAGAGTAACATCCCCTGtcttctcctcatcctcatcttcatcctccctgctcctctgtATGCCCAGCCTTCAGACCAGAATATTTCAATGGTTGTCCAAGTTAATAATTCATACACCTGGCAAAGGGCTAAAACTTACTGCAAAGAGCACCATACTGATTTGGTCACAATCAGAAGCCTAGAGGAGGCAAATAATCTTACATTTTTTGAAGGCTGGATTGGtttgaagaagaacaagacCGAGTGGAAATGGTCCCAAAATGGAGAATTGGCCAACTTCTTCAACTGGAATTTAG GTGAACCGGGTGATGGCCACTGTGTCATAAAGAATTTGTCATCCCCAGACTGGATGAGTACTGACTGTAAGGGCCATAATCACTTCTTGTGtatcaatgaaaacatgattctGGTCCAGGAGATGAAGACATGGGAAGAAGCATTGCTGCACTGTAACGAGCTGCCCAGTGCTTTGAACAGCACGTACCATCACGACCTTGCCTGCCTGCCAGAATCTCCTACCCTTGTgtggaacagaaagaaaatagagGAGACAGTCACTGATGAG GTGTGGATTGGACTGCGTTTCCTGGCTGGTTATTGGGTGTGGACCAATGGAGCAAAGATGAAGAGTTCCTATCTCCCTCAGTGTCCCGCTCAGGATCAACACTGTGGTGCCCTGGATCTCAATAATGACCAATGGAAGACAATGAACTGTACTGAGAAAAGACACTTCCTCTGCAGCTTATACAAATATAAGTAA
- the glo1 gene encoding lactoylglutathione lyase, whose protein sequence is MSDKGLSDEAAAAACKDGDAITKDFMMQQTMLRVKDPVKSLDFYTRILGMTLLQKFDFPSMRFSLFFLGYEDKKEIPADVKEQTAWTFSRRATIELTHNWGSESDESQSYHNGNSDPRGFGHIGIAVPDVYAACKLFEEQGVTFVKKPDDGKMKGLAFIQDPDGYWIEILSPNNMVSITS, encoded by the exons ATGAGCGACAAAGGTCTGTCAGACgaagcagcggcagcagcttGTAAAGATGGAGACGCAATAACTAAG GATTTCATGATGCAGCAGACTATGCTGCGGGTTAAAGATCCAGTTAAATCCTTGGATTTCTACACCAGGATCCTCGGCATGAC GCTCCTGCAAAAGTTTGACTTCCCCTCCAtgcgtttctctctcttcttcttgggCTACGAGGACAAGAAAGAGATTCCTGCAGATGTGAAAGAACAGACTGCCTGGACCTTTTCTAGAAGAGCCACCATTGAGCTGACACA TAACTGGGGCTCAGAGTCTGATGAGAGCCAGTCTTATCACAACGGAAACTCAGATCCACGTGGCTTTG GACACATTGGAATCGCAGTTCCTGACGTCTATGCAGCCTGCAAACTGTTTGAAGAGCAAGGAGTCACATTTGTCAAGAAGCCGGATGATG GTAAAATGAAAGGTTTGGCCTTCATTCAGGATCCTGATGGTTACTGGATTGAGATCCTGAGTCCTAACAATATGGTGTCCATTACCtcctaa